The uncultured Cohaesibacter sp. region TCCTGTTTGGCGACTTCTTTTTTGAGTGCCTTGATGGCCTCCGGTTTGTTCTTCTCAACGCCGATCAGGGCCTTTTTGACGCCGATCGTGTGACAGATGATTGCAACACCGTCGATGATTGCCTCAGCGCGCTCGCGCATCAGGCGGTCATCGCAGGTGATGTAGGGCTCACATTCGGCGGCATTGATAATCAGCGTGTGCAAATCGGTCCGGTTGCGCAAATTTAGTTTCACGGCAGCAGGGAAGGCCGCGCCTCCCAAGCCGACAACACCCGCTTCGGCAATGCGGTTGGCAAGGGTATCGGGATCTGTTTCAAAGGGATCGAGCGGTGGGGGAAGTGTGTCCCATTCGTCCTCACCGTCCGGCCTTAGTGTGATGGTGGGTTCTGGCAAGCCTGAGGCATGCGGAGCCACAAAACGTCCGATAGCAATGATCCGGCCGGAGGTCGGCGCGTGGATGGTCGCAGAAACAGCACCACGGGAAAGCGCTAGAACCTGTCCCTTTTTGACCATATCGCCTTTTGCAACAATCGGGTTCGCCGGCGCACCGGTATGCTGCTTGAGCGGGATGCGCATAAGGGTGGGTAAAGGAATTTGCTCGATCTTTTCATTCTCAGCCAGTTCCTTGCGCCCGTCGGGGTGAATGCCCCCTTTGATCTTGAATAGTCTCATTGGGTCAATCCATTAACTCGCCAGAGGAAGCTCTGGTTTGGGCCAGTGCCAGGTTTGAACGGTGGTGCTTTCCTTGCGCATTGCAATCGCCCCGGTGGGGCAGACATCTGCGCATTTCTCGCAACCAGTGCAGGCATCATCGACGACGCCGTGAATCTGCTTGGAGGCTCCCACGATGGCATCGGTCGGGCAGCGCTTGGAGCATTTGGTGCATCCGATGCAGAGATCTTCAAAGACAAAGGCGATCATTGGGCCGGTGTCTTTCATACTGGAAAGATCAGCCTCCACGCCCAGTTTATCTGCTAAAGCCGTGGCCAGATCCTTGCCGCCGGGTGGGCAGAGGGTTACCTCGGCTTTGTGGTTAGCCAATGCGTTGGCGGCGTCAGTACAACCAAGAAATCCGCATTGCCCGCAATT contains the following coding sequences:
- a CDS encoding RnfABCDGE type electron transport complex subunit B, which gives rise to MLAAIGALLALGLLIGGGLGLAAYYLRVEGNPIAGEIEDMLPGSNCGQCGFLGCTDAANALANHKAEVTLCPPGGKDLATALADKLGVEADLSSMKDTGPMIAFVFEDLCIGCTKCSKRCPTDAIVGASKQIHGVVDDACTGCEKCADVCPTGAIAMRKESTTVQTWHWPKPELPLAS